Proteins encoded in a region of the Fuerstiella sp. genome:
- a CDS encoding DUF368 domain-containing protein, with product MPTEQTSQEQHPDIRASANKEPQKRSISDDLKHCGCGFLMGAADIVPGVSGGTMALIVGIYSRLVTAISRIDRRFLRHLADRKMREAAEHADLRFLIAVGGGVLLGAGGLASVMKLLLSDHRTLTYGAFTGLILASSLLVSRQVILWSPQRLTQLLLAILGAWWLVTLPALQNPPDSLIYVFFCGMIGICAMILPGISGAFILLLLNCYETVLGAIRSFVHLDLSGEVLGILIVFSIGCLTGLLAFSRLLKKLLATHHDSTIAVLCGFMLGSLYRLWPFQRDLTPDVTDFKHKTFEHFLPPQLSTEVWTTLLTAALAASIVLLLDAAARRFGRRQLTDSPR from the coding sequence ATGCCGACTGAACAAACGAGCCAGGAACAGCATCCCGATATCCGTGCATCAGCCAATAAAGAACCACAAAAACGTTCGATTAGCGATGATTTGAAGCACTGCGGCTGCGGCTTTCTGATGGGTGCTGCTGACATTGTTCCTGGAGTGTCCGGGGGCACAATGGCTCTGATTGTCGGCATCTATTCCCGTTTGGTCACGGCCATCAGTCGCATCGATCGACGTTTTCTGCGACATCTTGCTGATCGAAAAATGCGGGAAGCCGCTGAACATGCGGATCTTAGATTCCTGATTGCCGTTGGAGGCGGTGTACTGCTGGGAGCCGGCGGGCTGGCTTCGGTGATGAAGCTTCTGCTTTCGGATCATCGTACACTGACATACGGTGCATTCACTGGTTTGATTCTGGCCTCGAGCCTGTTGGTGTCGCGGCAGGTGATTTTGTGGTCTCCGCAACGTCTGACCCAGTTGCTGCTGGCAATTCTCGGAGCCTGGTGGTTGGTAACGCTGCCGGCACTTCAGAACCCGCCAGACTCGCTGATTTATGTATTTTTCTGCGGCATGATCGGCATCTGCGCTATGATCCTTCCCGGCATCAGTGGTGCTTTCATCCTGCTGCTTTTGAATTGCTATGAAACCGTACTGGGAGCGATTCGCAGTTTCGTACATCTGGATCTAAGCGGGGAGGTTCTGGGAATCCTGATCGTTTTCTCAATCGGTTGCCTGACAGGGCTGCTGGCATTCAGTCGTTTATTGAAGAAACTTCTGGCCACACACCATGACTCTACAATCGCCGTTCTTTGTGGATTTATGCTCGGATCGCTGTATCGCCTGTGGCCCTTTCAGAGGGACCTCACCCCTGACGTTACAGACTTCAAACACAAGACCTTCGAACACTTCCTGCCACCGCAACTGTCAACCGAAGTCTGGACCACGCTGCTTACGGCAGCGCTGGCCGCCTCGATCGTGCTGTTGCTTGATGCAGCGGCTCGCCGTTTTGGCCGCCGTCAGTTGACGGATTCACCACGATAG
- a CDS encoding putative molybdenum carrier protein translates to MNVNTTSLSIPASGFTIISGGQTGVDRAALDAALHAGIPIGGWCPVGRRAEDGKIPGHYPLQETDSWNYAVRTERNVCDSDATLIIARDTVSGGTRLTVRLARQHAKPLHIVRLSEEPVTTAAEKLLTDDVQTVVDWVEDRKIRVLNVAGPRGTSDARIYPQSREFCSKLFAALISSTAGI, encoded by the coding sequence ATGAATGTCAACACAACCAGCCTTTCAATCCCTGCGAGTGGTTTCACGATCATCTCAGGCGGTCAGACGGGGGTCGACCGTGCTGCACTGGACGCTGCGTTGCACGCGGGGATTCCAATTGGTGGCTGGTGTCCGGTCGGTCGTCGAGCAGAAGACGGGAAAATTCCGGGGCATTACCCACTGCAGGAAACAGATTCGTGGAACTATGCCGTTCGAACCGAACGGAACGTGTGTGACTCCGACGCCACTCTGATCATTGCCCGGGATACGGTCAGTGGTGGTACCCGACTGACCGTGAGGCTCGCTCGCCAGCACGCCAAACCACTGCACATTGTTCGATTGTCTGAGGAGCCCGTCACCACCGCTGCTGAGAAGTTGTTGACAGACGATGTTCAGACCGTTGTGGACTGGGTCGAGGATCGTAAGATTCGCGTGTTAAATGTAGCCGGTCCGCGCGGAACCTCGGACGCACGAATCTATCCTCAGTCCCGAGAGTTTTGCTCTAAGCTTTTCGCGGCATTGATTTCATCAACTGCCGGAATTTAA